Below is a window of Agrobacterium vitis DNA.
CTCGGCTATGAAGAGGCACTGACCCGCGTCGATTCGACATCTGGCGATCATTACGCCACATCAGGCCACATGATCTGGATCGGCGACCGTACCCGTCAGGCAGATCACGCCCATATCGAATATTGCCGCGGCATCAAGAACCCGCTGGGTCTCAAATGCGGCCCGTCGCTTCAGGCTGACGATCTTCTCAACCTGATCGACATTCTCAATCCGCAGAATGAAGCGGGTCGTCTGACGCTGATCTGCCGTTTTGGCCACGACAAGGTTGCCGATCATCTGCCGCGCCTGATCCGCGCGGTAGAACGGGAAGGGCGCAAGGTCGTATGGTCCTGCGATCCGATGCATGGCAATACCATCACGCTCAACCACTACAAGACCCGGCCTTTTGATCGTGTCCTGTCGGAAGTGGAAAGCTTCTTCCAGATCCACCGGGCCGAAGGCTCGCATCCTGGTGGTATCCATATCGAGATGACCGGCAACGATGTCACCGAATGCACCGGCGGCGCACGTGCCGTTTCTGCTGAGGATTTGCAGGATCGATACCATACCCATTGCGACCCGCGTCTCAATGCGGACCAGGCGTTGGAACTGGCCTTCCTTCTGGCCGAGCGCATGAAGGGCGGACGCGACGAGAAGCGGCTGAGATCCGTCGGGGCCTGATCGTTTCGGCTCACATCAAAAACCCGTCATAGCAAATGAACTGCCCCCGGAAGTTGGACATCAACCTTTCCGGGGGCAGTTCATGGGGGGACGGGTTTTTTATTGACCGAAGAGAGCGGCACAGTCACCGTTGTGATCAACGGCAAAAGCTTAGCCGTCAGGATAGCTGGGTTTCGCCGATCTGGCAGAGAATGTGTTCTCTCTCGAAGGCGATATGGCGTCGCAGCCCTTCAAAGAAGCCACGCAGCATATAGCCCACGGCCTCCATGTTGACTTCGCCACCGCTGCCGAGTTTGAGCAGGGCATCTGTCAGTTCCTCGGCAAAACACTCATCTTCGCAATGCTCGAAGCGCAACCGGTTCAGCGTCTCATGCATGCCGACGCTGCTGCGTGTCGATGTTTCGAGCCAGGGAAACAGGATGCTTTCCTCATAGTGATGGACGCCCTTGATGAGCGGGGTTAGCGCCTTGGCCGCGTAGATGCATTTCTGCCGGTTGATAGTGTTCGGCAGAGAATCGGCGATCTCTTCCAGTTCGGCGCACAGCGCCATTTGCTCCCCATGGGCATGATTCAGCCATTCCAGACTGGTCTCACATGGCGGCAAAGCAAGGGGCCGAGCGTCTCTGGCCTTCGGAAAACCCGTCTTGTCCAAATTGCTCTGCATTCCGCATCTCCTTCTATTGCCGGCCCGGCACATGCGTAGGGCGTTATTGACAAGCGCGAAGGCGTGAGCCACATCTTCGCCCTGCATGAATGCCGAATATCTCAAATGCATCAAAGGCTTGAGATGTCCGGAAATGAAATGCCAGGGCCATTTCCAAAGAGCCATGGTTGTCGTTCACAGCGCCGGGCTCTGAACATGGCAATGCGGCATCGTGCAAGGGCAAGAAAAATCCCGCCTTGAAGACCGTTTCCCGATCAGGATGCGTAACACGCACTGAAAGGGTCACTTAGGAAACGCCAGAGACCCTTTCAGACCCTCCGGTGTTTCGCCGCAACTGCCGGTTCGCAATGTCTCCGCATCGGATGTCCGATGCCTGCGACACAATGCCATTGCCGTCCTTCATATATCGCCATCTTTGCATGGACTGCCTTGATTTGAATCAAGGTTGCAGAGGCTGCGGAATGTCAAACAGAGACTCGACGCAGAAGTCTATCCATCCGGCAGGCGGCATGGCGCGGCGAGCAATACTGCTTTTCCTCGAAATGCAAAACGCTCTATCTCGCTGTTTTTACGTACTTTTGCTGGAAATACTCTGGCGCTGTCAGAAAAACGTCCCGGCAACGGAATGGCTTTTTTCATGGAGCGACTGCGCAAACCACAAATCAGGGCGGAACCCTTCCCTTAGGGAAGGGCCGTGCCGACACAAAGCCGTTGGGGGATGCCAACAATGAATTATACTTTCGAAACCATGGTTTTGGCCATTCTGGCCTTTGCCGCGCTGCTCGGGGCGGGTTTCGCCTATGACAGCCTGTTTGCTGCCCATATGTGGGTGGCCTTTTTCGTGCTCCTGGGTGGCACGGTCGTCATGCTGCGCCATATCCGGTTTGCACCGGCAGCAGCTGGCCTCTCCAGCCGGGCTGCGGCGCAACCCAAGTCTGAATATTTTGACGAAGTCATTCGCTATGGCGTCATCGCCACGGTGTTCTGGGGTGTGATCGGCTTTCTTGTCGGGCTGGTCATCGCGCTGCAACTCGCCTTTCCCGATCTGAATTTCGGCCCCTGGCTGAATTTCGGGCGGCTGCGGCCATTGCACACGTCTGCGGTGATTTTCGCCTTTGGCGGCAATGCACTGATCATTACATCGTTTTATGTGGTGCAGCGCACGTGTCGCAGCCGGTTGTTTGGCGGCACGCTCGGCTGGTTTGTGTTCTGGGGCTATAATTTCTTCATCGTCATGGCTGCCACCGGTTACCTGCTCGGGATCACCCAGGGCCGTGAATATGCGGAACCGGAATGGTATGTCGATATCTGGCTGACGATCGTCTGGGTCGCCTATCTCGTCGCCTTCCTGGGCACGATCCTGACCCGCAAGGAGCCGCATATCTATGTGGCCAACTGGTTCTACCTGGCCTTCATTGTCACCATTGCCATGCTGCATATCGTCAACAACCTGGCGATCCCGGTCTCCTTCCTCGGCGTCAAGAGCTACTCGGCTTTTTCAGGGGTACAGGATGCGCTGACGCAATGGTGGTACGGGCATAATGCCGTCGGCTTCTTCCTGACGGCGGGCTTTCTGGGCATGATGTACTATTTCGTGCCCAAGCAGGCCGGTCGCCCGGTCTATTCCTACCGGCTGTCGATCATCCACTTCTGGGCGCTGATCTTCATGTATATCTGGGCCGGTCCGCATCACCTGCATTATACCGCGTTGCCCGATTGGGCGCAGACGCTGGGCATGGTGTTCTCGATCATGCTGTGGATGCCATCCTGGGGCGGGATGATCAACGGATTGATGACGCTTTCGGGTGCCTGGGACAAGATCCGTACCGATCCGATCATCCGGATGATGGTCATGGCCATCGCCTTCTACGGCATGTCGACCTTCGAAGGCCCGATGATGTCGATCAAGACGGTCAATTCGCTTAGCCACTATACCGAATGGACCATCGGTCACGTTCACTCTGGCGCTCTCGGCTGGGTCGGCATGATCACCTTCGGCGCGATCTACTACCTGACGCCTAAGCTCTGGCACCGTGATCGCCTCTATTCGATGCGGATGGTCAATTGGCACTTCTGGCTCGCCACGCTCGGCATCGTCGTCTATGCCGCCGTGCTCTGGGTGGCCGGTATCCAGCAGGGTCTGATGTGGCGCGAATACGATGCGCAGGGCTTCCTGGTCTATTCCTTCGCGGAAACCGTCAAGGCCATGTTCCCCTACTATGTCATGCGCGCCGTCGGCGGCGGGCTCTATCTCGCCGGCAGCCTGGTCATGGCCTGGAACATCACCATGACCATTCTCGGCCACCAGCGCAACGAGGCGCCTCTTGCAGGTTCGGCCATGGCGCCTGTCCTGCAACCGGCGGAGTAAGGAGGGCACCATGTCCATTCTCGATAAACACAAGATCATCGAAAAAAATGCCAGCCTCCTGCTTTTGGGTTCGCTGCTGGTGGTTGCGGTGGGCGGTATCGTCGAAATCGCGCCGCTGTTCTACCTGCAAAACACCATCGAAAAGGTGGAGGGCATGCGGCCCTACTCGCCGCTCGAGCTGGCCGGTCGCGACATCTACATCCGCGAAGGCTGTTACCTCTGCCACAGCCAGATGATCCGTCCGTTCCGTGACGAAGTGGAACGCTACGGTCATTACTCCCTGGCGGCGGAATCGATGTACGACCATCCGTTCCAATGGGGTTCCAAGCGCACCGGGCCGGATCTGGCCCGGGTCGGGGATCGCTACTCGAATGACTGGCATGTCCAGCACTTGAGCGATCCACGCTCGGTCGTGCCGGAATCGATCATGCCGAAATATGCGTTCCTGAAAGAGACGCCGCTGAAGATCACCAATGTCTCCATGGATCTGAAGGTCAATAGCGAAGTCGGCGTGCCCTATACCCAGGACATGATCGACAATGCCAAGGCCGATCTGGCCGCCCAGGCGGACCCGAATGCCGATACCACGGCATTGCTGGCCCGCTATCCCAAGGCGAAAGTCGGCGATTTCGACGGCAACCCGGCGGTCCTGTCCGAAATGGACGCGCTGATCGCTTATCTGCAAATGATCGGCACTTTGGTGGACTTCACCAAATATGACGACGCAACCGGTTACCGTTGAGGAGGGCGTCATGGAAGGAACCGAAATCTATACGGCCATGCGCCATTTCGCCGACAGCTGGGGCATGCTCGCCATGCTGCTGTTCTTTGCGGGCGCCATTCTCTTCGTCTTTCGTCCGGGCGCCAAAGAGCGGGCGAAAGATGCTGCCTCTATCCCCTTGCGGGAGGACTGATCATGTCTGACAAACACATTGACGAAATCAGTGGTGTCGAAACCACTGGCCATGAATGGGACGGCATCCGCGAGCTGAATAATCCGATGCCGCGCTGGTGGGTCTATACCTTCTACGCCACCATCGTCTGGGCGATTGGCTATACGGTGGTCTATCCGGCCTGGCCGATGCTCTCCACCAATACCAAGGGTCTGTTCGGCTATACCAACCGTGCAGCTGTCACCGCCGAGCTTGCAGAGGCCAAGGCGGCGCAATCGGTGTTCACCGACAAGATCGCGGCCCTGCCGATCAAGGATATCCTGGCCGACAAGGATCTGACCGAATTCGCCACCGCTGGCGGTGCTGCGGCCTTCAAGGTCAATTGCACCCCCTGTCATGGGTCTGGTGCGGCTGGCGGCCCCGGCTATCCAAACCTGAACGATGATGACTGGCTGTGGGGCGGCAGTGTCGATGCCATCTACACCACTCTGCAACACGGTATTCGCTACACGAGCGATCCGGAAACCCGGACGTCGGAAATGCCGGCCTTCGCCGATATCCTGAAGCCCGAGGAAATTCGCCAGGTTTCTGCTTATGTCGTCAGTCTGACGGGCAAGCCATCCAACGACGCATTGGTTGCGCCCGGAAAGCAAGTGTTCATGGACAATTGTGTTGCCTGCCACGGTGAAAAGGCCGAGGGCAATCGCGATCTCGGTGCGCCCAATCTCGGTGATGCCATTTGGCTGAAGGTCAAAGGCGAGCAGGAGATCATCCAGCAGGTGGCTCATCCCAAGCATGGCATGATGCCGGGATGGTCAGCGCGTCTAGGCGATACGACGGTCAAGGAACTGACTGTCTATGTCCACTCACTCGGCGGCGGAGAGTGATAAAAAGCCGCCGGGGCTCAATAGTTCCGGCGGCTCTCCTTTGGTCTTGCATGAAGACTGGTTTGGCGATGGCAGGCTAGGTACAGCATCATCCCAATTGCAGCTTTGTGCCCGATATTAGAGACTGTCCGACCAGACAGCCAGTTCATAGCCATCCAGGTCTCGGAAGTGAAATCGCCGACCGCCTGGAAAGGAAAAGATCGGGCGGGCGATCGTGCCGCCGGCGCTTTCCACGCTGCTCAATGCCTTTTCCAGATCATCGGCAAACAGGATGACGAGCGGCCCGCCGGTCGCTGAGACCGGGGCGGTCGTGGTAAATCCACCTTTCAGTCGACCATCGTTGAATTCGGCATAATCCGGTCCGTAATCGGTAAAGGACCAACGAAAGGCCGTGGCGTAAAATTGTTTTGAAGCCGAAATGTCGCGCACGTTGAATTCGATATAATCAATTTGATCGTTCCGTTGCGTCATGCTCGACCATCTCCCCTTGGATTGTATTTGCCTGCTGCAGAATCCCTTAAACGGATTGCGGACTAAGGTGAAAATTATGCGGTAGTATAAAAGCGCTAAAGTGTATATCAATGCGCCCACAGGATGTATTGAGTGTCTTTTGCTCGCAATGATGCGTAATCATAAGGCGTTGCACAATTTTTAACTGCATTATTCATAATTTCTTACCAAAAAAGAGCAATCTTAGCGCCAGGCTCGTAAAAACACAATTATTGCGCCTCGTTTTAAGAATGAGATTGTCTTGTTTTCAGAAACCGCGGATCAAAAAGCATCTTTATTGTCGTCTGCCCACAAGGCGCGGGCGTCGATGGCATTGCGTGGCAGTGGAACGGCTGCAGTTTACAATGTGATGGCGGGGCTATCCGCGTCCATGTTGCTTCTGGCCGAGGGGAATGACGTAAGCGTCGTTACCGGCTGGATGATAGCGTTGGCTATTGCCACGGTATTCCGGTTCCTGTTGTCGCGCCATCTGCAGCATCGTCAATATGCCTCTGCCAATCCGGATGACGTACTTCGGCTAATGTGCATCACGGCATGTTTGCAAGGGATCGTCTGGGCTCTTCTGCCGACAGCGGTGGTCAATATGGACTTGCTGGGCCGCAATGCGCCTATCCTGGTGGTTATCGGCGGTCTGGTGGCGACAGCCATGTTCCGCCAGGCCGGCACCAGTCAGGTCGCCTTCAGCTACTGCATTCCGATGATTTTAGCGATATCGTGGAATTTTGCAATTCATGGTGGCATAATTGCGACCATCTCCACGTTTAATTTTATCGTATTGGCCATATTCATGTCGCATCTGCTGTTAAGGGCGGACAGGACATTTATAGAAAGCGAAATGGCGAAGTTGCGCAGCCAGGCTGCAACACAGTCGCTAATCATCGCTAACAAGGATATTCAGCATAAGAATTTGCGGTTGGAGGTTCTGGCTAACGGCGATCCCGTGACGGGGCTGTTCAACAGAATCTACTTCAATGGACGGCTCGCGGGGGAAATTGCTGCTGCCAAAGTCGGAAACCGGGACATTGGCCTGTTATTGGTCAATGTCGATCGGTTCAAACTGCTCAACGATGCTTTTGGTCATCGCGGTGGAGACCAGTTTCTGGCAATCCTGGGGCAGAGGTTGAAAAATGCCGCGGGCGGTGATGCCGTGACAGCCCGGATCAGCGGCGACGAGTTTGCGATCCTGTTGCGGAAAGGCGATGTGCGCCAGGATTGCCGTGCGCTTGCCGAGACCGTTATCGCCTCGTCCATGGTTCCGATTGCCGTCCATGGCACCCAGGTCAGTCCTGGTCTGAGCGCTGGAATTGCGTTTTTCCCCGACCATGCGGAGGATGGCGACGGTCTGTTTACCTGCGCCAGCATGGCGCTGTCGGATGCCAAGCAGGATGGTCGCAGGCAATTGCGGGAATTCGATCATCAGATCAAACAGCGCATTGATCGCCAACGGCGTATTGAGCAGGATCTGCCAACGGCCCTTCGTGATCGTTCGCTCGAGACCTGGTTTCAGCCGCAGGTCGATCTTGTCACGGGCAGGGTCGTTGGCTTCGAGGCGCTGGTCCGCTGGTTCCATCCGGAGTTCGGAGGGATCGCTCCGCCTGAAATCGTCAACGCCGCCCAGTCCATGCAGATGTGTGAGGCGCTGACTGGGTTCGTGACAGAAAATATCTGCCAGCTGCTCAACAGGCTGAAAGAGCTTGGTATGCCGGAGATCGCTGTCGCCTTGAACGTTTCGCCGCGCGAATTTGCGCTCTATGACGTATCTGTCATGCTCGACCGTATTACCACTGCCTATGGCGTCAGTCGCAATCTTCTGGAAGTGGAGATTACCGAGGAAACCATTCTGGATCCGGCGGTTGCCGGTGAACAACTGACCCGGCTTGAAAACAGCGGGTATAAGCTGACGGTGGATGATTTCGGTATGGGATACTCGTCCTTGGCCTATTTGATCAGCCTGAAGATCACCCGGCTGAAGATTGATCGTAGTTTCGTCACTGGTATGAGCGATTCCCCAAAGAACAAGGCACTGGTTGTTGCCCTGGTCGGTCTCGGCCGCGCTCTGGGCGTCGATATCGTGGCGGAGGGCGTGGAAACGGTAGCGGATGCCAGGACCTTGACCGAAATCGGCTGCACAATAGGCCAGGGCTATTATTTCTCCCGGCCCATGCCTGCCGATATGCTGCCCAAATGGCTCGACCTTAAAAAAAAGCAAATGGGTGAGAAAAAATCACGACGCGCCGTGGCCTGATGAAAGGCGTCCACAGGAAATACCCCCCTGGTTTTCCCGAGAATGCAAACGGATAAAAACTTTAGTGAAATTGTTGCTTTTTTGTTCTGATTTTCGTCTGGCACACTTCACTTTGACTGCGGTCTTATCCATATTCGGACCATGGCCAGATCTCCGAAAAAATCTCCCTCCCGTAACAATGACACCCCATCGCAGGATGAGGCAGGTACGCCTTATTCCGGTGGATTTGAAGAGGCGCCGCAGGCTGCTTTCGAAGGAGCGCCCTTGAGCGGAAGTGTCGCGGACTGGGTGAAGCAGCTGGAAGCCGAAGCGGAGGCCGGGGGCATCGAAAGCCAACGGGAACTCGCGTCCAAGGCTGGAAAGCACCGCAAGAAGATTGAGATCGAAGCGCGCAGACATGCCGAAAAGATAGCGCTTGAGAAAAGCACGGGTAGCAAGACCGGGGCCGACCCCGTAAAGGCCGGTCGCACTGCAAAGGCCAAGAGCGAAGACGGCGGCAGCGCCATGCGCACCTCCCGAGGCGTATCCATCGGCGCATCTTCCGATCCGGCCACGCGCGCTGCTGCCGGTCTCAACCCGGTGTCCGGCATGGATACGTCGCTGGAAGAGGCGCAGAGCCTTGCCCCAGGTGCCGTGACGGCAACAGTGGAAGCACTGTCGGCGCTGATTGAAAGCGGCAATCCGCTGTTCAAGGGCGGCAAGATCTGGGCGCCGCATCGCCCGGCCAGGCCGGAAAAGTCCGAGGGGGGAATCCCGATCCGCATGGTGTCGGATTACGAACCGGCGGGTGATCAGCCAACGGCGATCAAGGATCTAGTGGAAGGCATCGATGCCGGGGAGCGCAGTCAGGTTCTGCTCGGCGTGACCGGCTCCGGCAAGACCTTTACCATGGCCAAGGTGATCGAGGCGACCCAGCGGCCAGCGGTGATTCTGGCGCCGAACAAGACGCTGGCGGCCCAGCTCTATTCGGAATTCAAACATTTCTTCCCCGACAATGCGGTGGAATATTTCGTTTCCTACTACGATTACTATCAGCCGGAAGCCTATGTGCCGCGTTCAGATACGTTTATCGAGAAGGAAAGCTCGATCAACGAACAGATTGACCGTATGCGCCACGCCGCCACCCGCGCTATCCTGGAACGGGACGATTGTATTATCGTCGCCTCGGTGTCCTGCATCTACGGTATCGGCTCGGTCGAAACCTATACGGCGATGACCTTCCAGATGTCGGTCGGCGACCGGATTGACCAGCGGCAATTGCTAGCCGACCTCGTGGCGCAGCAATACAAGCGGCAGGACATCAATTTCGTGCGCGGCTCTTTCCGGGTGCGTGGCGATACGATTGAAATCTTCCCAGCCCACTTGGAGGATGCCGCCTGGCGCATTTCGATGTTCGGCGATGAAATCGATGCGATCACCGAATTCGATCCGCTGACCGGCCACAAGACCGGCGATATGAAGTCGGTGAAGATCTATGCCAATTCGCACTATGTCACGCCGCGCCCGACGCTGAACGGGGCGATCAAAGCAATCAAGGAGGAGTTGAAGCAGCGGCTGGCCGAGCTGGAAAAGGGCGGACGTCTGCTGGAGGCGCAAAGGCTGGAGCAGCGCACCCGCTACGATATCGAAATGATGGAAGCGACTGGCTCCTGCACGGGCATCGAAAACTACTCCCGCTACCTGACGGGCCGTGCGCCCGGTGAGCCGCCGCCGACCCTGTTCGAATATATTCCCGATAACGCCTTGCTGTTCATCGATGAAAGCCATGTCTCCGTCAGCCAGATTGGCGGCATGTATCGCGGCGACTTCAGGCGAAAGGCGACGCTGGCCGAATATGGCTTCCGGCTGCCGTCCTGCATGGACAACCGGCCATTGCGATTTGAGGAATGGGACGCCATGCGTCCGCCGACCGTTGCTGTTTCGGCCACGCCCGGCAGTTGGGAGCTGGAACAGTCGGGCGGCGTGTTTGCCGAACAGGTCATTCGCCCGACGGGCCTGATCGATCCGCCGGTCGAAGTGCGCTCCGCCAAGTCCCAGGTTGATGACGTCTTGGGCGAGATCAAGGAAACCTCGCTAAAGGGCTATCGCACGCTGGTAACGGTGCTGACCAAGCGCATGGCAGAGGACCTGACGGAATATCTGCACGAGCAGGGTGTGCGGGTGCGCTATATGCATTCGGATATCGACACGCTGGAACGCATCGAAATCCTGCGTGATCTCAGGCTCGGCGCCTTTGACGTGCTGGTTGGTATCAACCTGTTGCGCGAGGGTCTGGACATTCCCGAATGTGGCTTCGTCGCCATTCTCGATGCCGACAAGGAAGGCTTCCTGCGTTCCGAGACTTCGCTGATCCAGACGATTGGCCGCGCGGCGCGTAATGTCGATGGTAAGGTCATTCTCTACGCCGACCAGATCACTGGCTCCATGCGGCGCGCCATGGACGAAACGTCGCGCCGCCGGGAAAAGCAGGTGGCCTACAATCTCGAACACGGCATCACGCCGGAATCGGTCAAGGCGAAGATTTCCGACATTCTCGATTCGGTCTACGAGCGCGACCATGTCCGCGCCGACATTTCCGGGGCGAGCGGCAAGGGCTTTGCCGCCGGTGGTCATCTGGTCGGCAACAATCTCCAGGCCCATCTTTCGGCGCTGGAAAAACAGATGCGTGATGCCGCCGCCGACCTCGATTTCGAAACTGCCGCTCGTTTGCGCGACGAAATCAAGCGTTTGAAGGAGGTCGAGCTGGCCAGCATGGGTGATCCCGGCGAAAAGGCCGAGGCCCGGGCGCAAGAACAAGCCGTGTCCGGCCAGTCCGCTGGCGTTGCAGCAGACGATTCCCGTCAGGAATCCACTGACAACGGCTCCTATTTCGCCAAACCATCCCTGGATGATATGGGCCCCGGCACGGACACGGCCAAGCCGCTGTTTCGCAAGAACAGCCTGGATGAAATGACGGTCGGTCGGACGGAAAAGCCTGTTCCCGGCAAGCTTCCTGACAAGCCCAGCTCGAAAAGCGGCGATGTTAAAACGGACGATCCCCGTCCGATTATCCGCGCCAAATCCGGGGCCGGTTCCTACGAAGATGCTGGAGATCAGAAACGCAAGACACGCACCAAGGGAAAGACCGGTAAGCCGGGGCGGTAGGTTGGGCTCGGCTTGTTCGTCCGAAAATGCGTAAAAACAAATGGATAGAGAGTTTCACTGTTTCTGCGAGACACTGAAATTCTCGGAATTTTGTTAGAAAACGTAAAAATCGTTGACACATCTCCAGATGGATGAAAACACGACCCAACCGAAAAACGCCCCCCTTTTTCGGTTGGGTATCCTATAGCATCGTTTAAAAACCGAAACCGGTTCGATGCTATAGGATCTTGCTTACGCAACAGCCGTTTTCGCAACTCCGTCCCAAAGCCTTGTCAGGCTCTCCCATTCCAAGTCTCGAAGATGCTGCTGCATTCCCACCTTCAGAATGGTGCAAACGCTCAGATGAATCATCGACTTGAGTAAAGGAAGACGAACGATCACCGATCAATGATCGTTCGTATAAAACCTAATGACCCTATGCAATTGGTCAACACGCGGCTAGCGCCACACCCTCGCCGCGTGGGTCATGGGCGCCTGTCAGGCTGCCATCCGGGGCGATGGTGATGGCACCTGCCTGACCCGCGATTGGACTTTGCGGCTCAATGGGTGCCAGCTGATGACCGAGATCGGCCAGGGTATCGAGCACCGCCTGGCCGCAGTCTGCCTCAATTTTCAAACTGTCGCGGCTGTCGGAAAACGTCTTGCCCAGGAGAAATCGTGGTCCGGCCAGCGCCTGGGCGGGAGGCTGCGCATAATCGATCAGCCGTGTCAGCAGCATGGCCAGGGTCTGCGGCTGGCCGTCTGCACCTTGGGTGCCGTAGATCAGCGCCGGTTTGCCGTCGCGCAGGGCAAGTCCGGGGTTGAGGGTATAGAAGGGTCTTTTACCCGATTGCAGGCAATTGGGGCTTTGCGGATCGAGGGAGAAAGCCGCTCCCCGGTTTTGCCAGAGAATGCCGGTATCGCCGACGACAACGCCGCTGCCCCAATCGAAATAGGTGCTTTGCAGCGTGCTGACGCTTTGGCCCGCAGCGTCAGTCGCGCCGAAAAACACCGTGTCCCCGGTTCGGTAGGGATGCGGCCAGGCGAGCGCGCGGTCCAGATTTATGGCTCTGGCGGCCTGCTGCAATTGTTCTGGCGATAGCCATTGTTGCACAGATTGATCGGCAAAATCCGGATCGGCGATCCGGTCGCGAGTCAGGAAAGCCTGCTTCACCGCCTCGACGACCAGATGCAGATGCTGGGCGCTGTCCGGAGCGAGGGCGGAAAGGTCGAAATGCTGGAGAATGCCCATGATCGCAAGAGTGGAGATCCCTTGCGTCGGCGGCGGTGGCGCGAGAAGCTCCAGTCCGCGATAGGATAGACGCACCGGTTCCACCTGCCGCGTGCGTGTTGCTGCCAGATCGGCAAGAGTGATTGGCGACCCGACTGCCCGAAGCCCCTCGGCGATGCGCTGGGCGAGGGGGCCTTGGTAAAAACTGCGCGCGCCATGGCTGGCAATATCCTCCAGGGAGCGGGCCAGCTCTGGCTGGCGAAAGATCTCTCCCGGGGCAAAGGGTCGTCCATTGTTGAAGAACAGGTTGATGAAGCCTGGCCAGTCGGCAAGCATGTCCTTACGCATATCGAGCCAGAAGCCTTGCGAGAGGCTGACCGGAAACCCGTGTTGCGCATGATGAATGGCATCCTGCAACAGATCGCCAAACGCCTGTTTGCCACCCCAATACTCAGTGGAATAGCGGTGAACGGCCTCCCAGGCATCGACGGTGGCAGCGGTGGTGAGGGTTGAAAGCGGGCCGCGCAGTGGAATACTGTCACTGGTAAAATCCGGCAGTTCCAACGCTGCTTGACCGATTCCCAGGAAACAGGTCTGGCGGCCCTGCCGGTCGGCTAGAATCCAGACCGAGTCGCCGCCCAGGCCGCAGAAATGCGGGTAGACGACGGCAATGGTGCTGGCCATGGCGATGGCCGCTTCCGCTGCCGTGCCGCCGCGCTCCA
It encodes the following:
- the uvrB gene encoding excinuclease ABC subunit UvrB, which encodes MARSPKKSPSRNNDTPSQDEAGTPYSGGFEEAPQAAFEGAPLSGSVADWVKQLEAEAEAGGIESQRELASKAGKHRKKIEIEARRHAEKIALEKSTGSKTGADPVKAGRTAKAKSEDGGSAMRTSRGVSIGASSDPATRAAAGLNPVSGMDTSLEEAQSLAPGAVTATVEALSALIESGNPLFKGGKIWAPHRPARPEKSEGGIPIRMVSDYEPAGDQPTAIKDLVEGIDAGERSQVLLGVTGSGKTFTMAKVIEATQRPAVILAPNKTLAAQLYSEFKHFFPDNAVEYFVSYYDYYQPEAYVPRSDTFIEKESSINEQIDRMRHAATRAILERDDCIIVASVSCIYGIGSVETYTAMTFQMSVGDRIDQRQLLADLVAQQYKRQDINFVRGSFRVRGDTIEIFPAHLEDAAWRISMFGDEIDAITEFDPLTGHKTGDMKSVKIYANSHYVTPRPTLNGAIKAIKEELKQRLAELEKGGRLLEAQRLEQRTRYDIEMMEATGSCTGIENYSRYLTGRAPGEPPPTLFEYIPDNALLFIDESHVSVSQIGGMYRGDFRRKATLAEYGFRLPSCMDNRPLRFEEWDAMRPPTVAVSATPGSWELEQSGGVFAEQVIRPTGLIDPPVEVRSAKSQVDDVLGEIKETSLKGYRTLVTVLTKRMAEDLTEYLHEQGVRVRYMHSDIDTLERIEILRDLRLGAFDVLVGINLLREGLDIPECGFVAILDADKEGFLRSETSLIQTIGRAARNVDGKVILYADQITGSMRRAMDETSRRREKQVAYNLEHGITPESVKAKISDILDSVYERDHVRADISGASGKGFAAGGHLVGNNLQAHLSALEKQMRDAAADLDFETAARLRDEIKRLKEVELASMGDPGEKAEARAQEQAVSGQSAGVAADDSRQESTDNGSYFAKPSLDDMGPGTDTAKPLFRKNSLDEMTVGRTEKPVPGKLPDKPSSKSGDVKTDDPRPIIRAKSGAGSYEDAGDQKRKTRTKGKTGKPGR
- a CDS encoding gamma-glutamyltransferase family protein; this translates as MVTSPHPLASAAGLAVLERGGTAAEAAIAMASTIAVVYPHFCGLGGDSVWILADRQGRQTCFLGIGQAALELPDFTSDSIPLRGPLSTLTTAATVDAWEAVHRYSTEYWGGKQAFGDLLQDAIHHAQHGFPVSLSQGFWLDMRKDMLADWPGFINLFFNNGRPFAPGEIFRQPELARSLEDIASHGARSFYQGPLAQRIAEGLRAVGSPITLADLAATRTRQVEPVRLSYRGLELLAPPPPTQGISTLAIMGILQHFDLSALAPDSAQHLHLVVEAVKQAFLTRDRIADPDFADQSVQQWLSPEQLQQAARAINLDRALAWPHPYRTGDTVFFGATDAAGQSVSTLQSTYFDWGSGVVVGDTGILWQNRGAAFSLDPQSPNCLQSGKRPFYTLNPGLALRDGKPALIYGTQGADGQPQTLAMLLTRLIDYAQPPAQALAGPRFLLGKTFSDSRDSLKIEADCGQAVLDTLADLGHQLAPIEPQSPIAGQAGAITIAPDGSLTGAHDPRGEGVALAAC